The proteins below are encoded in one region of Anguilla anguilla isolate fAngAng1 chromosome 3, fAngAng1.pri, whole genome shotgun sequence:
- the LOC118223526 gene encoding NEDD4 family-interacting protein 2-like: MEHHQAASRYQVLHNEDDPSEGASGTDTPSCTQADPRAEGSVPVDPDAPPPSYASVTLGASAPPENNFQCEFPVPPPYSVATSLPTYDEAENAKAAAMATATVGVVQREDVFPPREDFSDADQLKIGNDGIFMLAFFMAFLFNWIGFCLSFCLTNTIAGRYGAICGFGLSLIKWILIVRFSDYFNGYFNGQYWLWWIFLILGLLLFFRGFVSYLKVRNMSESMATSHRARFFFLY; encoded by the exons ATGGAACATCACCAGGCAGCGAGTCGATATCAAGTG TTGCACAATGAGGACGACCCCTCCGAAGGGGCCTCCGGTACTGACACGCCCTCCTGCACCCAGGCGGACCCTCGTGCAGAAGGCAGTGTGCCAGTAGACCCCGATGCCCCACCGCCTTCATACGCCAGCGTTACACTGGGAGCCAGTGCACCTCCAG AAAACAACTTTCAGTGTGAGTTCCCTGTGCCACCCCCGTACAGTGTTGCTACCTCCTTGCCCACCTATGATGAAGCAGAGAATGCCAAAGCTGCAGCCATGGCAACTGCCACAGTGGGGGTGGTGCAGCGG GAGGATGTTTTTCCACCTCGAGAGGACTTCAGTGATGCTGATCAGCTAAAAATTGGCAATGATGGGATATTTATGTTGGCCTTCTTCA tGGCCTTTCTTTTCAACTGGATCGGGTTCTGCCTGTCTTTCTGCCTGACCAACACTATCGCAGGCAGATACGGCGCCATCTGTGGGTTCGGGCTGTCCCTGATCAAGTGGATCCTGATCGTCAGG ttttctgattATTTCAATGgatatttcaatggacaatatTGGCTCTGGTGGATATTTCTCATTCTTG GCCTCCTGCTCTTCTTCAGAGGGTTTGTGAGCTATCTGAAAGTGCGCAACATGTCTGAGAGTATGGCCACATCCCACAGAGCACGTTTCTTCTTTCTGTACTAG